One window of Mailhella massiliensis genomic DNA carries:
- a CDS encoding amino acid ABC transporter permease, with amino-acid sequence MAKQTQLNFIPGHSAPRSWSRLNGWDALLAAAVAALVLAFVWRSMSVTRHAWDWAALGPYIVSRDASGAWQAGMLLKGLFATLRLGFWSLLVALVTGGLVGALSARQRGLAALPAVLYITVLRNTPPLVLLFLVYFFAGSFFSEPFLYLEDTVAAMPAWAQSLITALFAPQGQMDRMAAAVLTLGVYSGAYVAEIVRGALEAVDRTQWDASASLGMNPWQQMRWVIAPQAFRLMLPPLTGQCISVFKETALASAISLPELTFQSLEVMAVSRMTFELWLVTAAMYLLVSCFWAWLGRRLERRRGMMHA; translated from the coding sequence ATGGCAAAGCAGACTCAACTGAACTTCATTCCCGGCCACTCCGCTCCGCGTTCGTGGAGCCGGCTGAACGGCTGGGATGCGCTTCTCGCCGCAGCGGTGGCCGCGCTGGTTCTGGCTTTCGTGTGGCGTTCCATGAGTGTGACGCGGCACGCCTGGGACTGGGCGGCTCTCGGGCCGTACATCGTTTCGCGCGATGCCTCCGGCGCGTGGCAGGCGGGTATGCTGCTCAAGGGACTGTTCGCCACCTTGCGCCTGGGCTTCTGGTCTCTTCTTGTGGCGCTGGTCACGGGGGGCCTTGTGGGAGCGCTTTCCGCGCGTCAGAGGGGGCTTGCGGCCCTGCCCGCCGTGCTGTACATCACCGTGCTGCGCAATACGCCGCCGCTGGTGCTGCTTTTCCTTGTGTATTTCTTTGCCGGGTCCTTCTTTTCCGAACCGTTTCTGTATCTGGAAGATACGGTGGCCGCCATGCCCGCCTGGGCTCAGTCGCTGATAACGGCTCTTTTCGCCCCGCAGGGGCAGATGGACCGCATGGCCGCCGCCGTGCTCACCCTCGGCGTGTATTCCGGGGCCTATGTGGCGGAAATCGTGCGCGGGGCGCTGGAGGCCGTGGACAGAACGCAGTGGGATGCTTCGGCGTCCCTCGGTATGAATCCCTGGCAGCAGATGCGCTGGGTGATCGCTCCGCAGGCCTTCCGGCTCATGCTGCCGCCGCTGACGGGACAGTGCATTTCCGTATTCAAGGAAACGGCGCTGGCCTCGGCCATATCGCTGCCGGAACTGACCTTCCAGAGCCTGGAAGTCATGGCCGTTTCCCGTATGACCTTTGAACTGTGGCTCGTCACCGCGGCCATGTATCTTCTGGTTTCCTGCTTCTGGGCGTGGCTGGGGCGCAGGCTGGAACGAAGGCGCGGCATGATGCACGCATAA
- a CDS encoding cobyrinate a,c-diamide synthase encodes MLMEQARLVISGLSGGSGKTLVSLGLTRLFARRGLAVQPCKKGPDYIDYAWLALAAGRPAACLDPYFLDDAALLRRFSLTCARRPADMAVIEGNRGLFDGRDVEGSCSTAHVARLLKAPVILTMNCAKMTRTAAAVVSGIARFEPELNLAGVMLNNVAGERHGSMLRRAVETYTDIPVVGILPRLHHNPLPERHMGLSLDEADPAAHAVLDSLADLLENNSDTERILALARTAPSLPDLPCEEKQKEAHGGPLIGYVHDKALWFYYEENLEALRAAGARLVRLSLFDDAPWPDIDGLYLGGGYPELFADEISASPHLADIRALSLAGRPIYAECGGFMILCDALTLDDGPRPMAGILPPRPRFFRRPQGLGYVTARVAAPNPFHPLGSVWHGHEFHYSRCEWPQGLLPPCCLELSPGTGMYEKDGIRYDGLLVRRTFACWTHLFAPAVPHWAENFVRACAEDAAAG; translated from the coding sequence ATGCTCATGGAACAGGCAAGACTCGTTATTTCCGGGCTTTCCGGAGGAAGCGGCAAGACTCTGGTTTCGCTGGGACTCACGCGGCTTTTCGCCCGACGCGGCCTTGCCGTGCAGCCCTGCAAGAAAGGACCGGACTACATCGACTACGCATGGCTTGCTCTTGCCGCAGGAAGGCCTGCCGCCTGCCTGGACCCGTATTTTCTGGATGACGCCGCGCTGCTGCGCCGCTTTTCCCTTACCTGCGCCAGACGCCCGGCCGACATGGCCGTCATCGAAGGCAACCGGGGACTTTTCGACGGCCGCGATGTGGAAGGCTCCTGCTCTACCGCACATGTGGCACGCCTTTTGAAGGCTCCCGTCATCCTTACCATGAACTGCGCCAAAATGACGCGCACGGCGGCCGCCGTGGTTTCGGGCATCGCCCGTTTCGAGCCGGAGCTGAACCTTGCGGGCGTCATGCTGAACAACGTGGCGGGCGAACGCCACGGCTCCATGCTGCGCCGCGCCGTGGAAACCTATACCGATATCCCCGTCGTGGGCATTCTGCCGCGCCTGCATCACAATCCTCTGCCGGAACGGCACATGGGGCTGTCTCTGGACGAGGCCGATCCGGCAGCTCACGCCGTGCTGGACTCTCTGGCCGATCTTCTGGAAAACAACAGCGATACGGAACGCATCCTTGCCCTCGCGCGTACCGCGCCCTCTCTTCCCGACCTGCCCTGTGAGGAAAAGCAAAAAGAAGCGCACGGAGGCCCTCTCATCGGCTATGTGCACGACAAAGCGCTGTGGTTCTATTACGAAGAAAATCTGGAAGCCCTGCGCGCAGCAGGCGCACGGCTGGTACGCCTGAGCCTTTTTGACGACGCTCCGTGGCCGGACATCGACGGGCTCTATCTCGGCGGAGGCTACCCTGAACTTTTTGCCGATGAAATCAGCGCCTCGCCGCACCTTGCAGACATACGCGCCCTTTCCCTGGCGGGCCGCCCCATTTACGCGGAATGCGGAGGCTTCATGATACTGTGCGACGCGCTGACGCTCGATGACGGCCCCCGCCCCATGGCGGGGATTCTGCCGCCGCGCCCGCGTTTTTTCCGCCGTCCGCAGGGGCTCGGTTATGTGACGGCCCGCGTCGCCGCTCCCAACCCCTTCCATCCTCTGGGAAGCGTATGGCACGGGCATGAATTCCACTATTCCCGCTGCGAGTGGCCGCAGGGGCTTCTGCCCCCGTGCTGTCTCGAGCTTTCTCCGGGAACAGGCATGTATGAAAAAGACGGCATCCGTTACGACGGACTTCTCGTGCGCCGTACCTTCGCCTGCTGGACGCACCTTTTCGCCCCTGCCGTGCCGCACTGGGCGGAAAACTTCGTCCGTGCCTGCGCCGAGGATGCCGCAGCCGGATGA
- a CDS encoding dissimilatory sulfite reductase D family protein: MTEEDKTLVYNWLVEKTSKPGAKTKFYFNQFLELFPGSSPRKVKNVLTALVDDEKVAYWSSGSTTMYGLKGAGKQGATEEGE, translated from the coding sequence GTGACCGAAGAAGACAAGACTCTGGTGTACAACTGGCTGGTGGAAAAGACCAGCAAGCCCGGCGCCAAGACCAAGTTCTACTTCAACCAGTTCCTCGAACTGTTCCCCGGCTCCAGCCCCCGCAAGGTCAAGAACGTCCTCACCGCTCTGGTGGACGACGAAAAGGTGGCTTACTGGTCCTCCGGTTCCACCACCATGTACGGCCTCAAGGGCGCCGGCAAGCAGGGCGCTACTGAAGAAGGCGAATAA
- the dsrA gene encoding dissimilatory-type sulfite reductase subunit alpha has protein sequence MAKHATPLLDQLESGPWPSFVSDIKQLAASRAENAQGLDYQIPSDAPEDLLGVMELSYEDKETHWKHGGIVGVFGYGGGVIGRYCDQPEKFPGVAHFHTVRVAQPSGKFYSTEYLRGICDIWDLRGSGLTNLHGSTGDMVLIGTQTPQLEEIFYELTHKMDVDLGGSGSNLRTPAACMGMSRCEYACYNTQLACYQLTQDYQDELHRPAFPYKFKFKFDGCPNGCVAAMARSDFAVVGTWKDDIKIDQDAVKAYVAGEFAPNAGAHSGRDWGKFDLQKEVIDLCPSHCMSWDGNKLSIDTANCVRCMHCINTMPRALHVGDDRGASILVGAKAPILDGAQMGSLLVPFIPAEEPFDEIKSVIEKIWDWWMEEGKNRERVGETIKRLSFQKLLEVTEIPAIPQHVIEPRTNPYILFKEEDVPGGWTRDIAAYRQRHLR, from the coding sequence ATGGCGAAACATGCAACCCCCCTGTTGGACCAGCTCGAATCCGGGCCCTGGCCCAGCTTTGTATCTGATATCAAGCAGCTTGCCGCGAGCAGAGCCGAAAACGCTCAGGGCTTGGATTATCAGATTCCCAGCGATGCCCCCGAGGATCTGCTGGGTGTCATGGAACTTTCCTATGAAGACAAGGAAACGCACTGGAAGCACGGCGGCATCGTGGGCGTGTTCGGTTACGGCGGCGGCGTTATCGGCCGTTACTGCGACCAGCCCGAAAAGTTCCCCGGCGTGGCCCATTTCCATACCGTCCGCGTGGCTCAGCCTTCCGGTAAGTTCTACAGCACCGAATACCTGCGCGGCATCTGCGACATCTGGGATCTGCGCGGCTCCGGTCTGACCAACCTGCACGGCTCCACCGGCGACATGGTGCTCATCGGCACCCAGACTCCTCAGCTCGAAGAAATCTTCTACGAACTGACCCACAAGATGGACGTCGACCTCGGCGGTTCCGGCTCCAACCTGCGTACCCCCGCCGCCTGCATGGGCATGTCCCGCTGCGAATACGCCTGCTACAACACCCAGCTCGCCTGCTACCAGCTCACCCAGGACTACCAGGACGAACTGCATCGCCCCGCCTTCCCCTATAAGTTCAAGTTCAAGTTCGACGGCTGCCCCAACGGCTGCGTGGCCGCTATGGCCCGTTCCGACTTTGCCGTGGTCGGCACCTGGAAGGACGACATCAAGATCGACCAGGATGCCGTGAAGGCCTATGTGGCCGGTGAGTTCGCTCCCAACGCCGGCGCTCACTCCGGCCGCGACTGGGGCAAGTTCGACCTCCAGAAGGAAGTCATCGACCTCTGCCCGAGCCACTGCATGAGCTGGGACGGCAACAAGCTGTCCATCGACACCGCGAACTGCGTGCGCTGCATGCACTGCATCAACACCATGCCCCGCGCTCTGCATGTCGGTGACGACCGCGGCGCCTCCATCCTCGTCGGCGCCAAGGCCCCCATTCTCGACGGCGCTCAGATGGGCTCCCTGCTCGTTCCCTTCATTCCCGCGGAAGAACCCTTCGACGAAATCAAGTCCGTCATCGAAAAGATCTGGGACTGGTGGATGGAAGAAGGCAAGAACCGCGAACGTGTTGGCGAAACCATCAAGCGTCTCTCCTTCCAGAAGCTGCTTGAAGTGACCGAAATCCCGGCCATTCCTCAGCACGTCATCGAGCCCCGCACGAACCCCTACATTCTCTTCAAGGAAGAGGACGTGCCCGGCGGCTGGACCCGTGACATCGCTGCTTACCGTCAGCGTCACCTGCGCTAA
- a CDS encoding cache domain-containing protein has product MILFKKSSERSLHLEERADPQLYRELFPYTRIGRIGFDGTIIAPRPADPCFITDTTFRDGQQARPPYTVKQIAHIFDLLHKLGGKSGLIQASEFFMYSAKDRKAIETCRARGYRFPRVTGWIRAKEEDLRIARDMEFDEVGLLTSVSDYHIYLKLGKTRQQAMDDYLRIVERALEWGIVPRCHFEDVTRADIHGFCLPFAARLMELARKASMPVKIRLCDTMGFGVPYAGAALPRSVQGIVRAFTDEAGVPGQWLEWHGHNDFHKVLVNGVTAWLYGCASVNGTLLGFGERTGNTPVEALVMEYISLTGNDDVADTTVISEIAEYFAKELEYAIPPNYPFVGSDFNATSAGVHVDGLSKNEEIYNIFDTAKILNRPVPIIITDKSGRAGVAYWINSNLELDESRRVTKKHPAVGQIYNAIMQAYEAGRNTSFSNKEMLALVRQFMPELFVSELQKLKRVASRLASGIMMRLADACRASATQEERNNALQSFADHYPYIQFITLTDAKGKLLKAVVADEANTGKYGHLPDPGYDYSDRGWFKMPMQDGELHVTDVYQSQYTGALILSVSQAVTDENDEIVGVLCGDIQLEEILKHTDDLEAEEKNSSDQM; this is encoded by the coding sequence ATGATTCTTTTCAAGAAAAGTTCCGAGCGCAGTCTTCACCTTGAAGAGCGGGCCGACCCCCAGCTTTACCGCGAACTTTTCCCCTATACCAGAATCGGGCGCATCGGATTCGACGGCACCATCATAGCCCCCCGCCCGGCGGACCCGTGCTTCATTACCGATACCACCTTCCGTGACGGGCAGCAGGCCCGACCTCCGTACACGGTGAAGCAGATCGCCCATATCTTCGATCTGCTGCACAAGCTCGGCGGCAAGAGCGGGCTCATTCAGGCTTCGGAATTCTTCATGTATTCCGCCAAGGACCGCAAGGCCATAGAAACCTGTCGCGCCCGCGGCTACCGTTTCCCCCGGGTGACGGGCTGGATACGCGCGAAGGAAGAGGATCTGCGCATTGCAAGGGATATGGAATTCGACGAGGTGGGGCTGCTCACCAGCGTGTCGGACTATCACATATACCTTAAATTAGGGAAGACCCGGCAGCAGGCCATGGACGACTATCTGCGCATCGTGGAACGTGCCCTGGAATGGGGCATCGTGCCGCGCTGCCATTTTGAAGACGTCACCCGCGCGGACATACACGGCTTCTGCCTGCCCTTTGCCGCGCGTCTCATGGAGCTTGCCCGCAAGGCCTCCATGCCGGTGAAGATACGCCTGTGCGACACCATGGGCTTCGGCGTGCCCTATGCCGGAGCGGCGCTTCCGCGTTCGGTGCAGGGGATCGTGCGCGCCTTCACCGACGAGGCGGGCGTGCCCGGTCAGTGGCTGGAATGGCACGGCCACAACGACTTTCACAAGGTGCTGGTCAACGGCGTCACGGCCTGGCTGTACGGCTGTGCCTCGGTGAACGGCACCCTGCTCGGCTTCGGCGAGCGCACGGGCAACACGCCTGTGGAAGCGCTGGTCATGGAATACATTTCCCTCACGGGCAACGACGACGTGGCGGATACCACGGTGATTTCCGAAATCGCCGAATATTTCGCCAAGGAGCTGGAATACGCCATTCCGCCGAACTATCCCTTCGTGGGGAGCGACTTCAACGCCACGAGCGCGGGCGTTCATGTGGACGGTCTTTCCAAGAACGAGGAAATCTACAATATCTTCGATACCGCGAAGATACTCAACCGCCCCGTGCCCATCATCATTACCGACAAGTCCGGACGTGCGGGCGTGGCCTACTGGATCAACAGCAATCTGGAACTGGACGAAAGCCGCCGCGTGACCAAGAAGCACCCTGCCGTGGGCCAGATATACAACGCCATCATGCAGGCCTACGAAGCCGGGCGCAATACCTCCTTCTCCAACAAGGAAATGCTCGCCCTTGTGCGCCAGTTCATGCCCGAGCTTTTCGTTTCCGAGCTGCAGAAGCTCAAGAGGGTGGCGAGCCGCCTCGCCTCCGGCATCATGATGCGTCTTGCCGACGCCTGCCGTGCAAGCGCCACGCAGGAAGAGCGCAACAACGCCCTGCAGAGCTTTGCCGATCACTATCCCTATATACAGTTCATCACCCTTACCGATGCGAAGGGCAAGCTGCTCAAGGCCGTGGTGGCGGACGAGGCCAATACCGGCAAGTACGGGCATCTGCCCGATCCGGGCTATGACTATTCCGACAGAGGCTGGTTCAAGATGCCCATGCAGGACGGCGAGCTGCACGTTACCGACGTGTACCAGTCGCAGTACACCGGAGCGCTCATTCTTTCCGTCTCCCAGGCCGTGACGGATGAGAACGATGAAATCGTGGGCGTTCTTTGCGGCGACATTCAGCTTGAGGAGATACTCAAGCATACCGACGATCTGGAAGCCGAAGAAAAGAACAGCTCGGATCAGATGTAG
- a CDS encoding L-serine ammonia-lyase — MRPIITSLFSLFKVGPGPSSSHTIGPMTAGRLFSADCAGLPREVLARASRIRVRLFGSLSATGEGHGTDAAVLAGILGVRPEDCPQGFLSKLSAEPAREYRVELGVGSALVSLSDIVHDAVVHNYPYSNTLLAELHDAAGAILFEKAYYSVGGGFVQWDGWKAPELGDPVYPYGNMKELRNIVRSQGLNIYEIMLANEAAITGASRTTIIDGLNELLDRMEESVKHGLEGSGYLAGPLKVERKAHMLRERALALRDSPVKFLAGLNAYAFAASEENAAGGVIVTAPTCGSAGVMPALVYAMRHDMFIGDRAIREGFLAAAAVGFIAKHNASIAGAEVGCQGEIGVASAMAAAMFTDAQGNPSRYVENAAEVALEHHLGITCDPVGGYVQIPCIERNAMGAVKAFNASLISTGTRPEAHRVSLDAAIAAMAETGREMSHKFKETSMGGLAVSMVTC; from the coding sequence ATGCGGCCCATCATCACCTCCCTTTTTTCCCTGTTCAAGGTCGGACCCGGCCCTTCGAGCTCGCACACCATAGGCCCCATGACGGCGGGCCGTCTTTTTTCCGCAGACTGCGCCGGGCTGCCCCGCGAAGTGCTGGCCCGCGCCTCGCGCATACGGGTGCGTCTTTTCGGTTCTCTGAGCGCCACGGGCGAAGGCCACGGCACCGACGCCGCCGTGCTTGCGGGCATTCTCGGGGTACGCCCGGAAGACTGCCCTCAGGGCTTTCTGTCAAAGCTTTCTGCGGAACCCGCCCGGGAATATCGTGTGGAACTCGGCGTAGGCAGCGCGCTTGTTTCCCTTTCCGATATCGTGCACGACGCCGTCGTGCACAACTATCCCTACAGCAACACGCTCCTTGCCGAACTGCACGACGCGGCGGGCGCGATACTCTTTGAGAAGGCCTATTATTCCGTGGGCGGCGGTTTCGTACAGTGGGACGGGTGGAAGGCCCCGGAACTCGGCGACCCCGTGTATCCCTACGGCAACATGAAGGAGCTGAGGAACATCGTCCGCAGTCAGGGCCTGAACATCTACGAAATCATGCTGGCCAATGAGGCGGCCATTACCGGAGCTTCGCGCACCACCATCATCGACGGGCTGAACGAGCTTCTGGACAGGATGGAGGAGTCGGTGAAGCACGGGCTTGAGGGCAGCGGCTATCTTGCCGGACCGCTCAAGGTGGAACGCAAGGCGCACATGCTGCGCGAACGTGCGCTGGCGCTTCGGGATTCCCCTGTCAAGTTCCTTGCCGGACTCAACGCCTACGCCTTTGCCGCTTCGGAGGAGAACGCCGCAGGCGGCGTCATCGTTACCGCACCCACCTGCGGTTCCGCAGGCGTCATGCCCGCGCTGGTGTATGCCATGCGTCACGACATGTTCATCGGCGACCGCGCCATCCGCGAGGGCTTTCTTGCGGCTGCGGCCGTGGGCTTCATTGCCAAGCACAACGCCAGCATCGCCGGGGCGGAAGTGGGCTGTCAGGGGGAAATCGGGGTGGCTTCAGCCATGGCGGCCGCCATGTTCACCGATGCGCAGGGCAATCCCTCCCGCTATGTGGAAAACGCCGCGGAAGTCGCCCTGGAGCATCACCTCGGCATCACCTGCGATCCCGTGGGCGGTTATGTGCAGATTCCCTGTATTGAGCGCAATGCCATGGGGGCGGTCAAGGCCTTCAACGCGTCGCTCATCAGCACGGGAACGCGCCCCGAGGCTCACCGCGTTTCTCTGGATGCGGCCATTGCCGCCATGGCGGAAACCGGCAGGGAAATGAGTCATAAATTCAAGGAAACCTCCATGGGCGGTCTTGCCGTCAGCATGGTTACCTGCTGA
- a CDS encoding DsbA family protein, whose amino-acid sequence MSFFRHICLTLALLSGALAAAGGAYAAPASAPAADPAAQLEAILSEHPELILNVLKQHSEEVLDIVQMGSDKRRRAVLLQQWEKDIREPKQVALEGRPAGGPDNAPVTIIAFSDFVCTYCHQAAYTVGNLMKRYPGKIRLIFKQVPKTESGRIAAEWFIAAYQMDKARAWKMYALIFDRQKQVEESALATLRAIASEVGYDAKTLEASVRSRTKELDAVLAGDAADANALGFVGTPYFLVNNMVLRGALPMENFADAVEMALANTNTAAK is encoded by the coding sequence ATGTCTTTTTTTCGTCATATATGTTTGACCCTTGCGTTGCTTTCCGGCGCTCTTGCGGCGGCCGGAGGCGCGTATGCCGCCCCTGCATCCGCCCCCGCGGCCGATCCTGCCGCGCAGCTTGAGGCAATTCTGAGCGAACACCCCGAACTCATTCTGAACGTGCTGAAGCAACACAGCGAGGAAGTGCTCGACATTGTGCAGATGGGCTCCGACAAAAGGCGTCGCGCCGTGCTCCTCCAGCAGTGGGAGAAGGATATCAGGGAACCCAAGCAGGTGGCTCTGGAAGGACGGCCTGCGGGCGGGCCCGACAACGCGCCCGTGACCATCATCGCCTTTTCCGACTTCGTATGCACCTATTGCCATCAGGCTGCCTACACCGTGGGTAATCTCATGAAGCGTTATCCCGGCAAGATCCGTCTCATCTTCAAGCAGGTCCCCAAGACGGAATCGGGCCGCATCGCTGCGGAATGGTTCATTGCCGCCTATCAGATGGACAAGGCCAGGGCATGGAAGATGTACGCGCTCATTTTCGACCGGCAGAAGCAGGTGGAAGAAAGCGCTCTTGCCACGCTCCGCGCCATCGCGTCGGAAGTGGGCTATGATGCGAAGACGCTTGAAGCTTCGGTAAGGAGCAGGACGAAGGAACTGGACGCCGTGCTGGCCGGTGATGCTGCCGACGCGAATGCGCTTGGCTTTGTGGGGACGCCGTATTTCCTTGTGAACAACATGGTTCTGCGCGGCGCGCTGCCCATGGAAAATTTTGCGGACGCCGTGGAAATGGCGCTTGCGAATACGAATACGGCGGCCAAGTAG
- the ribF gene encoding riboflavin biosynthesis protein RibF encodes MHMASDPKTLRAQAEWDCCTATVGNFDGVHLGHQELLHRTVEHAHAEGMPAVAVTFDPHPASVLCACSPKVLCSTAQRLEYLEAEGVDAVLLLPFNRELAARSADDFCRCVLQEGLGVRDLFIGYDFRMGRDHAGADRLGELFAHVTQVGAVMKDGAPVSSTRIRKALAEGRLEEANRLLGRPFSVQGEVVHGEGRGGPLLGIPTANLDVAPAQAMTAPAVYATSARLLDGAGEWRMAVTSFCKNPTFDGSALTLETHIMDFSGDIYGRRLEVRFLALLRKDRRFDGLDALIAQLHADMDERRNLPL; translated from the coding sequence ATGCACATGGCTTCCGATCCGAAAACGCTGCGCGCACAGGCGGAGTGGGACTGCTGCACGGCTACCGTCGGCAATTTCGACGGCGTTCATCTCGGGCATCAGGAACTGCTTCACCGCACGGTGGAGCACGCCCATGCCGAGGGTATGCCTGCGGTGGCCGTTACGTTCGACCCGCATCCTGCCTCCGTTCTCTGCGCCTGCTCGCCCAAGGTTCTCTGCTCCACGGCCCAGCGTCTGGAATACCTGGAGGCGGAGGGTGTGGATGCCGTACTGCTTCTGCCCTTCAACCGGGAACTGGCGGCACGCAGCGCGGATGACTTCTGCCGTTGTGTGCTTCAGGAAGGACTCGGCGTGCGTGATCTGTTCATAGGGTATGATTTCCGCATGGGGCGGGATCATGCCGGGGCGGATCGGCTGGGAGAACTTTTTGCCCACGTCACTCAGGTGGGGGCGGTGATGAAGGACGGCGCTCCCGTGAGCTCCACGCGTATCCGCAAAGCCCTTGCCGAAGGCAGGCTGGAGGAGGCGAACCGTCTTCTCGGCAGGCCGTTTTCCGTACAGGGAGAAGTGGTACACGGGGAAGGCCGCGGCGGGCCGCTGCTCGGTATTCCCACCGCCAACCTCGACGTCGCCCCTGCTCAGGCCATGACGGCTCCTGCCGTATATGCCACGTCTGCGCGGCTTCTGGACGGCGCGGGCGAATGGCGCATGGCCGTAACCAGCTTCTGCAAGAATCCCACCTTCGACGGCTCCGCGCTCACGCTGGAAACGCACATCATGGATTTTTCGGGAGATATTTACGGCCGCAGACTGGAAGTGCGTTTCCTTGCCCTGCTGCGCAAGGACCGCCGTTTCGACGGGCTGGATGCGCTTATAGCGCAGCTCCATGCCGATATGGACGAAAGGCGGAATCTTCCCCTGTAG
- a CDS encoding IS5 family transposase (programmed frameshift) has product MKELFYLSHEQIARIKRYFPRSHGIPRVDDRRVISGIIYVIKHGLQWKDAPREYGPYKTLYNRFIRWSRLGVFNRIFAELVEQNGSTTRLMIDATHLKAHRTAASLLKKGAFSRCIGRTKGGLNSKLHAVCNAFGQPLAFHLSGGQVSDYKGAAVLLDTLPQAGELLADRGYDADWFRHALSRKGITPCIPGRHSRKTPVVYDKEVYKQRHKIEIMFGRLKDWRRIAMRYDRCAHTFFSAICLAAIVIFYI; this is encoded by the exons ATGAAGGAACTTTTTTATCTTTCTCATGAACAGATTGCTCGTATCAAACGCTACTTTCCACGTTCCCATGGCATTCCGAGAGTCGATGACAGACGTGTCATCAGCGGCATTATCTATGTCATCAAGCACGGCCTGCAATGGAAAGATGCTCCGCGCGAGTATGGACCATACAAAACTCTCTACAATCGTTTTATCCGCTGGAGCCGATTGGGTGTCTTTAACAGGATTTTTGCGGAGCTTGTTGAGCAAAACGGCTCCACAACACGCTTGATGATTGATGCCACACATCTCAAGGCACACAGGACAGCAGCAAGTTTGCTGAAAAAAGGGGCCT TTTCCCGATGTATCGGACGCACAAAAGGCGGCCTGAATTCAAAACTCCACGCTGTCTGCAATGCCTTCGGTCAACCGTTGGCCTTCCATCTGTCCGGCGGTCAGGTGAGCGATTACAAAGGCGCTGCTGTCCTGCTTGATACTCTGCCGCAGGCCGGGGAGCTTCTGGCGGATAGAGGCTATGATGCCGACTGGTTTCGTCATGCCTTGTCCCGTAAAGGAATCACGCCGTGCATTCCTGGCAGACACAGCCGAAAAACTCCGGTGGTCTATGACAAGGAGGTTTATAAGCAGCGGCACAAGATAGAAATCATGTTTGGCCGACTCAAGGATTGGCGCAGAATAGCCATGCGTTATGACCGTTGTGCACACACGTTCTTTTCGGCCATTTGTCTCGCTGCCATTGTCATCTTTTATATTTAA
- a CDS encoding site-specific integrase: MSPEPSAARAKRDEYRLLLKQGINPNEQRREELAEAKRKKQEAEKTFSVVAGEYFRIRKDMTEKTRQGDMGRVENHINPFIKNIPIVDIRRKEHLKPIIDKLVAREAHTQARRVAGLIERIFSYAVDAGYIQGTPADHLTRLVPRQGRGEAKHHPAITGKEEAAAMFRKLWAYMESGRSGPSIVAAMRLSCYLPVRNGNMIAARWEDIDLKKGLWTFSQTKNGRGYTVPLSRQMKEVFTALAMFRRGAWCFPSGSNTGHVSNGGLIKVLRAAGIPQGEHCLHGFRSTFETLALEAGIPKLICERALFHVAGDSTEQAYNRAEYMEPLGLVLQWWADTVDALRDGEDVPPMPEKLLLAYR, encoded by the coding sequence ATGAGTCCTGAACCTAGCGCGGCAAGGGCAAAGAGGGATGAATACAGGCTGCTTTTGAAGCAGGGGATCAATCCCAACGAACAGAGACGGGAGGAACTGGCGGAGGCGAAGAGGAAGAAGCAGGAAGCCGAGAAAACCTTTTCCGTTGTTGCCGGTGAATATTTCAGGATTCGCAAGGATATGACCGAGAAGACGCGCCAAGGGGATATGGGGCGCGTCGAGAACCATATCAACCCATTTATCAAGAACATCCCTATTGTGGACATACGCCGGAAGGAACATCTCAAGCCGATCATAGACAAGCTGGTGGCGAGAGAAGCCCATACTCAGGCGCGGCGTGTGGCCGGTCTCATAGAAAGGATTTTTTCCTATGCCGTTGACGCCGGATACATACAGGGAACCCCGGCGGATCATCTGACAAGGCTTGTGCCGAGACAGGGGAGAGGAGAGGCGAAGCACCACCCTGCCATTACCGGCAAGGAAGAGGCTGCGGCCATGTTCCGCAAACTGTGGGCTTACATGGAAAGCGGGAGAAGCGGGCCGTCCATTGTGGCCGCCATGCGCCTGTCCTGTTACCTGCCGGTCAGGAACGGGAACATGATCGCGGCGAGGTGGGAAGATATCGACTTGAAGAAAGGCCTCTGGACGTTCTCCCAGACGAAGAACGGGCGAGGCTATACCGTTCCCCTCTCCCGGCAGATGAAAGAGGTGTTCACGGCGCTGGCCATGTTCCGCCGTGGCGCGTGGTGCTTCCCCAGTGGCTCGAACACAGGCCATGTATCCAACGGCGGATTGATAAAAGTTCTTCGGGCGGCAGGCATACCACAAGGGGAACATTGCCTGCATGGATTCCGCTCCACCTTTGAGACTTTAGCCCTTGAAGCAGGGATACCAAAGCTGATCTGTGAGCGTGCTCTATTCCATGTTGCCGGAGATTCTACGGAACAGGCATACAATCGCGCCGAATATATGGAACCGCTGGGGCTGGTGCTCCAGTGGTGGGCGGATACCGTGGACGCGCTGAGAGATGGCGAGGATGTGCCGCCCATGCCGGAAAAGTTGTTGTTGGCGTACAGGTAA